A portion of the Treponema rectale genome contains these proteins:
- a CDS encoding L-lactate dehydrogenase, protein MANKITIIGAGQVGSSIAYALSLKGTATEIVLIDIDTKRAMGEAMDIRQGTPYMNPVNIHEGSYEDAKGSNIVVITSGVARKPGQSRLELAQTNVDIMKSIIPQVTKACPDAIFVFVANPVDVLTYQFAKTSGIPSDRIIGTGTLLDTARLRTRLADDCGVAQPNVHAYVFGEHGDSSFVPWSLANIASIPVDRFPAQVKKDDVETYVRKSGGIIIEAKRCTNYAIGVTTAELCEIIKHDRTCVTSVSTVLDGEYGIKDVALSILTKVCGKGVQGRLEAPLTDTELASLRHSADCLKDVIKQLTF, encoded by the coding sequence ATGGCTAACAAAATTACTATCATCGGTGCAGGACAGGTAGGAAGCTCAATCGCTTATGCACTTTCACTTAAAGGAACTGCCACAGAAATCGTTTTGATTGACATTGATACAAAACGTGCTATGGGAGAAGCAATGGACATTCGTCAGGGAACACCTTACATGAACCCTGTAAACATTCACGAAGGTTCCTATGAAGACGCAAAAGGTTCAAATATTGTAGTAATCACATCAGGTGTTGCCCGCAAACCTGGACAGTCACGTCTTGAACTGGCTCAGACAAATGTAGACATAATGAAAAGCATCATTCCTCAGGTAACAAAAGCCTGTCCTGATGCAATCTTTGTATTCGTAGCAAATCCTGTAGACGTTCTTACATATCAGTTTGCAAAAACATCAGGCATTCCTTCAGACCGCATCATCGGAACAGGAACCCTTCTTGATACAGCACGCCTCCGTACCCGTCTTGCAGACGACTGTGGTGTTGCACAGCCAAACGTACACGCATACGTATTCGGAGAACACGGTGATTCTTCATTCGTACCTTGGTCCCTTGCAAACATCGCATCAATTCCTGTAGACAGATTCCCTGCACAGGTAAAAAAAGATGATGTTGAGACTTACGTACGCAAATCAGGCGGAATCATCATCGAAGCAAAAAGATGCACAAACTATGCTATCGGCGTAACGACAGCAGAACTTTGTGAAATCATTAAGCACGACAGAACCTGCGTAACAAGCGTTTCAACTGTTCTTGACGGTGAATACGGCATTAAGGATGTTGCACTCAGCATTCTTACAAAAGTATGCGGAAAAGGCGTTCAGGGCCGTCTTGAAGCACCTCTTACAGATACAGAGCTTGCTTCCCTCAGACACAGCGCTGACTGTCTTAAAGACGTTATCAAGCAGCTTACTTTCTAA
- a CDS encoding CoB--CoM heterodisulfide reductase iron-sulfur subunit B family protein codes for MENITYSYFPGCTLKNKALDLDMYARKSAEALGFTLQEIPDWQCCGGEYPLSKDEIATKLSSVRALAASRDAGQELVTLCSACYNVLKQVNNDMVTDENVILKVNNYLKTDGIQYNGETKVRHFLEILRDVVGWDNVKVAVKNPLKGKKIGAYYGCLLLRPGKVLQLDDPENPQLLEDFIKAIGATPVIYAQRNECCGAYTMFEDPSIPEKRADAILTNAQDQGAELLVTSCPLCRYNLIKNSKGSDLKVVYFTELLAEALGVKEAANA; via the coding sequence ATGGAAAACATCACTTATTCTTACTTCCCTGGATGTACGCTTAAAAACAAAGCTCTTGATCTTGACATGTATGCAAGAAAATCTGCAGAGGCTTTAGGCTTTACATTGCAGGAAATTCCTGACTGGCAGTGCTGTGGAGGAGAATACCCTCTCTCAAAAGATGAAATTGCAACAAAACTTTCATCTGTAAGGGCACTTGCTGCTTCCCGCGATGCAGGACAGGAACTGGTTACCCTTTGCTCAGCATGCTACAACGTGCTTAAGCAGGTAAACAATGACATGGTTACGGATGAAAACGTAATCCTTAAGGTTAACAATTATCTTAAAACTGACGGAATTCAGTACAACGGCGAAACAAAAGTACGTCACTTCCTTGAAATTCTTCGCGATGTAGTAGGATGGGACAATGTAAAGGTTGCCGTAAAAAATCCGCTGAAAGGAAAGAAAATCGGTGCATACTACGGATGTCTTCTCCTCAGACCTGGAAAAGTCCTTCAGCTGGATGATCCTGAAAATCCTCAGCTTCTCGAAGACTTCATTAAAGCCATAGGTGCAACTCCGGTAATTTATGCACAGCGCAATGAATGCTGCGGTGCTTATACAATGTTTGAAGATCCTTCAATTCCGGAAAAACGTGCAGATGCAATCCTTACAAACGCACAGGATCAGGGTGCAGAACTTCTTGTTACAAGCTGTCCTCTGTGCCGTTACAACCTTATAAAGAATTCAAAAGGCTCAGATCTCAAGGTCGTTTACTTTACTGAACTTCTTGCTGAAGCACTCGGTGTAAAGGAGGCTGCAAATGCTTAA
- a CDS encoding lysophospholipid acyltransferase family protein, protein MLCLCYPFSRRAAVFWSDFITNRTSRIFFAILKMYRKFSFIGGPKDNLPEHFVVISNHQSLLDIVVFLKYFYPERIVRFVAKDALGKVPMVGKMLRSQGHCMIPRKGGAGIAMRSIEDFGKRMLVRKQNPIIFPEGTRSRDGSLGQFYSAGFRRLEETVRLPVVVCALDGGWKLSRIDDIFKNLHRGAYRVKILKIYDAPSSKDEEKKILEEAPVLIQAQLDKWRGMAEDSAEL, encoded by the coding sequence ATGCTGTGTTTATGTTATCCCTTCAGCCGCAGGGCAGCTGTTTTCTGGTCTGATTTCATAACGAACAGAACCTCCCGTATTTTTTTTGCCATCCTTAAAATGTATCGGAAATTCAGTTTTATCGGCGGGCCAAAGGATAATCTGCCTGAGCATTTCGTAGTAATTTCCAATCATCAGAGTCTTCTTGATATTGTTGTATTCCTTAAGTATTTTTATCCTGAACGGATAGTACGCTTTGTTGCAAAGGATGCTCTTGGAAAAGTTCCAATGGTTGGAAAAATGCTCAGAAGTCAGGGACATTGCATGATTCCGAGAAAAGGCGGAGCAGGAATTGCAATGCGTTCTATTGAAGATTTTGGAAAAAGAATGCTTGTAAGAAAGCAGAACCCGATAATTTTTCCAGAGGGAACCCGAAGTCGTGACGGTTCTTTGGGACAGTTTTATTCAGCCGGTTTTAGAAGGCTTGAAGAAACTGTACGTCTGCCTGTTGTAGTCTGCGCACTGGACGGAGGATGGAAACTTTCAAGAATAGATGATATTTTTAAGAACCTGCACAGAGGTGCGTATAGGGTGAAAATTCTTAAAATTTATGATGCACCTTCTTCTAAGGATGAGGAAAAAAAGATACTTGAGGAAGCTCCGGTTCTTATTCAGGCTCAGCTTGATAAGTGGCGGGGTATGGCAGAAGATTCTGCAGAACTTTAG
- the fumC gene encoding class II fumarate hydratase: MENYRIEHDSMGEVKVPADKLWGAQTERSHENFEIGVGIETMPREITKAFGYLKKAAAMANNALKPEKMTDEKLKAISQACDEVISGSLNENFPLVVWQTGSGTQSNMNTNEVIANRANQIAGAKLCHPNDDINMSQSSNDTFPTAMHIAAVVEVEDKLFPAIDTLVATFKRLEKENEGIVKSGRTHLQDAVPIQFSQEISGWRTSLERDKEMIAASLPYLKQLALGGTAVGTGLNAPAGFDVKVAEKVSELTGKDFVTAPNKFHALTSKDEITFTHGALKALAADLMKIANDVRWLASGPRDGLGEIHIPENEPGSSIMPGKVNPTQCEAMTMVAVQVMGNDAAVGFAASQGNFELNVFMPVIAYNFLQSVRLLAEVIISFNKNCAVGITANKEKMHDNLYNSLMLVTALNPYIGYENAAKTSHLAYEKNISLKDACVQLGFLTPEKFDEVFHPEEMAGVKK; encoded by the coding sequence ATGGAGAACTATCGTATTGAACATGATTCCATGGGAGAAGTAAAAGTTCCTGCTGACAAACTCTGGGGAGCTCAGACTGAACGCAGCCATGAAAACTTCGAAATCGGAGTTGGAATCGAAACCATGCCAAGGGAAATAACAAAAGCCTTCGGCTATCTTAAAAAGGCTGCAGCAATGGCTAACAATGCCCTTAAGCCTGAAAAAATGACGGATGAAAAACTCAAGGCAATTTCACAGGCCTGTGATGAAGTAATTTCGGGATCCCTTAATGAAAACTTTCCGCTCGTTGTATGGCAGACAGGTTCTGGAACTCAGAGCAACATGAATACGAACGAAGTTATTGCAAACAGGGCTAACCAGATTGCAGGAGCAAAACTCTGTCATCCGAATGACGATATTAACATGAGCCAGTCTTCAAACGACACCTTCCCTACAGCAATGCATATTGCTGCAGTTGTAGAAGTTGAAGACAAGCTTTTCCCTGCAATTGATACTCTCGTTGCAACCTTCAAACGCCTTGAAAAAGAAAATGAAGGAATCGTTAAATCAGGACGTACCCACCTTCAGGATGCCGTACCGATTCAGTTCAGTCAGGAAATTTCCGGCTGGAGAACTTCTCTTGAAAGAGATAAGGAAATGATTGCAGCAAGTCTTCCTTACCTCAAGCAGCTGGCTCTCGGAGGAACGGCAGTAGGAACAGGTCTTAATGCACCTGCAGGATTCGATGTAAAAGTAGCAGAAAAAGTTTCTGAACTTACAGGAAAAGACTTTGTTACTGCACCGAATAAATTCCATGCTCTTACCTCAAAGGATGAGATCACTTTTACTCACGGAGCTCTTAAGGCACTTGCAGCTGACCTCATGAAAATTGCAAATGATGTAAGATGGCTGGCTTCAGGACCAAGAGACGGACTTGGAGAAATTCATATTCCGGAAAATGAACCGGGTTCCTCAATCATGCCTGGAAAAGTTAACCCTACTCAGTGTGAGGCAATGACAATGGTTGCCGTACAGGTAATGGGTAACGATGCAGCCGTAGGATTTGCCGCATCTCAGGGTAACTTTGAACTTAACGTATTCATGCCTGTTATTGCATATAACTTCCTTCAGTCAGTACGCCTTCTTGCTGAAGTAATCATCAGTTTCAATAAGAACTGTGCTGTGGGAATTACTGCAAACAAAGAAAAAATGCATGATAACCTTTATAATTCACTTATGCTGGTTACAGCTCTCAACCCTTATATCGGTTATGAGAACGCTGCCAAAACTTCACATCTGGCATACGAAAAGAACATTTCCCTGAAGGATGCCTGCGTTCAGCTCGGTTTCCTTACACCGGAAAAGTTTGATGAAGTATTCCATCCGGAAGAAATGGCTGGTGTTAAAAAATAA
- a CDS encoding helicase C-terminal domain-containing protein: MNVHERFARPVITAMQRDIKEAGGNEVFWSGIINADGLITGVRVGSRGNSDSVIVNDSVAREGHVLIHNHPSGVLFPSEADQNIALNANDTSLGFYIVNNDVSDVYVVVEPVKPKKTEFLDEEQTAGYLSENGPLAALSDHYEKRPSQTELLKSIVRAFNEAKTGVFEAGTGVGKSFAYLIPSILWAVKNKERVVLSTGTINLQQQLFEKDIPMAQKILGTDIKSILLKGRQNYICLRRLGEAGKERDLFSEDTEIFDRIADWAKTTSTGSRSDLSFMPPDSVWTRVNSESDACLGGRCPYREQCFVMKVRKEAADSNLIVVNHHLLFADIESRMNGVGYEDAAVLPPYKRIVFDEAHGIEDSATSFFSETINRFKISKQLGLLLRNFRGNSVGFLVQASAVVPDPEFLAQAGEDIEKVRTALTALDQCSISAMNGEYTCRINESDCGRFTVVFKQIEKLASSAEIFIANIRKALEDLDDDEKELPAVWETKTVLRRIEDMVTLCRNFISWNEHDDQVFWLQLKKIPPRNAGEDMLEFVQFTQTPLDIAPLMNGGVFEPMSSVVCTSATLRIGDTFDYWKRRTGISFLETDKVLEGEFPSPFPYSTNVIFAVPNDAPMPDDPAFQSYVEMTVPRLIFAAEGRTLVLFTSHDSLKNTYNSAGLKLMEAGFTVLKQGDDDRFRLLERFKNEKESVLFATDSFWEGVDVPGDSLSQVIIVKLPFSVPNDPVFAARSELVEKRGGSSFMELSVPQAVIKFRQGFGRLMRRSDDRGAVVVLDRRIVEKRYGKLFTRSVPQTRRLYNPLEYIVKEITKLLGN; this comes from the coding sequence ATGAATGTACACGAAAGGTTTGCCCGCCCGGTCATAACAGCGATGCAGCGGGATATTAAGGAAGCCGGAGGAAATGAAGTTTTCTGGTCCGGCATTATAAATGCTGATGGTCTTATAACTGGAGTCAGGGTCGGCTCAAGGGGAAATTCAGATTCCGTGATAGTCAACGATTCTGTTGCCAGGGAAGGTCACGTACTCATTCATAATCATCCCAGCGGAGTTCTGTTTCCCAGTGAGGCAGATCAGAATATAGCCCTTAATGCGAATGATACGTCTTTAGGTTTTTATATTGTAAATAATGATGTTTCTGATGTTTATGTCGTTGTAGAGCCTGTAAAGCCAAAAAAAACAGAGTTTCTTGATGAGGAACAGACTGCAGGGTATCTTTCAGAAAACGGACCTCTTGCAGCCTTGTCTGATCATTATGAAAAACGTCCGAGTCAGACGGAATTACTGAAAAGTATTGTCAGGGCCTTCAATGAAGCTAAAACCGGAGTTTTTGAGGCAGGTACCGGAGTAGGAAAGAGTTTTGCGTATCTGATTCCTTCAATTCTCTGGGCTGTAAAGAATAAAGAACGGGTTGTTCTTTCTACAGGAACTATTAATCTTCAGCAGCAGCTTTTTGAAAAAGACATTCCCATGGCTCAGAAAATCCTTGGAACTGATATAAAATCCATCCTTCTGAAAGGCCGGCAGAATTACATCTGTCTCAGAAGACTGGGGGAAGCCGGTAAGGAAAGGGATCTTTTCAGTGAGGATACTGAAATTTTTGACAGGATTGCAGATTGGGCTAAGACAACTTCTACGGGAAGCCGCTCTGATTTAAGCTTCATGCCGCCGGATTCTGTATGGACAAGGGTGAACAGCGAAAGTGATGCCTGTTTGGGAGGAAGGTGTCCGTACAGGGAACAGTGCTTTGTAATGAAGGTCCGGAAAGAGGCTGCGGATTCAAATCTCATTGTCGTAAACCATCATCTTCTTTTTGCAGATATTGAAAGCCGCATGAATGGCGTAGGGTATGAAGATGCCGCCGTTTTGCCTCCATACAAACGCATTGTTTTTGATGAAGCCCATGGAATAGAAGACAGTGCAACTTCTTTTTTCAGTGAAACGATAAACAGATTTAAAATCAGTAAGCAGCTTGGTCTTCTTCTGAGAAATTTCAGGGGAAATTCCGTCGGGTTTCTCGTACAGGCATCTGCTGTTGTTCCTGATCCTGAGTTTCTGGCCCAGGCAGGTGAGGATATTGAAAAAGTCAGGACAGCCCTGACAGCCCTTGATCAGTGTTCCATTTCTGCAATGAACGGTGAGTACACATGCCGTATAAATGAATCAGATTGCGGGCGTTTTACGGTTGTTTTCAAACAGATAGAAAAGCTTGCCTCTTCAGCTGAAATTTTTATTGCAAATATAAGGAAGGCACTTGAGGACCTGGATGACGATGAAAAGGAACTTCCTGCGGTTTGGGAAACAAAGACTGTATTAAGGCGTATAGAAGACATGGTTACGCTATGCAGGAATTTCATTTCCTGGAATGAGCATGATGACCAGGTGTTCTGGCTTCAGTTAAAAAAGATTCCTCCGAGAAATGCCGGTGAAGATATGCTGGAGTTCGTTCAGTTTACCCAGACTCCTCTTGATATAGCTCCCCTTATGAACGGAGGTGTTTTTGAACCTATGAGCAGTGTTGTATGTACAAGTGCAACTTTGCGGATAGGAGATACTTTTGATTACTGGAAACGCCGGACTGGTATTTCTTTCCTTGAAACAGATAAGGTTTTGGAAGGAGAGTTTCCGTCCCCTTTTCCTTACAGTACTAATGTTATTTTTGCCGTGCCTAATGATGCTCCAATGCCTGATGATCCTGCTTTTCAGAGTTATGTGGAGATGACTGTTCCCCGTTTGATTTTTGCAGCGGAGGGAAGGACTTTAGTTCTGTTTACTTCTCATGATTCTCTGAAAAATACTTATAACAGTGCCGGGCTTAAATTAATGGAAGCCGGTTTTACTGTTTTAAAACAGGGAGATGATGACAGGTTCAGGCTGCTGGAAAGGTTTAAGAATGAAAAAGAAAGCGTGCTGTTTGCCACTGACAGTTTCTGGGAGGGGGTTGATGTGCCGGGAGACAGTCTCAGTCAGGTAATAATAGTAAAACTGCCTTTTTCTGTTCCGAATGATCCTGTGTTTGCAGCCAGAAGTGAACTTGTCGAAAAAAGGGGCGGGTCGTCTTTTATGGAGCTGAGTGTTCCTCAGGCTGTCATTAAGTTCAGGCAGGGATTCGGACGATTGATGCGCAGGTCTGATGACAGGGGAGCTGTAGTTGTTTTAGACAGAAGGATAGTAGAAAAACGCTACGGCAAACTTTTTACACGGAGCGTTCCGCAGACAAGGCGGCTTTATAATCCTTTAGAATATATTGTAAAGGAAATAACGAAGCTTCTCGGAAACTAG